Genomic DNA from Lactococcus garvieae:
GGGGTAAACAATACCGTTTATCATAATACCACATATGTCAAGACTTGTCAAGATTCATTTTTAATTTTTTTGCTTTTATGTTAAACTATTAGCATGAATGTAGTTCTTAACCTAGATAAAAAAATGTTGGATAAACTTTTTCTTAAATTCGACAAATATAAGAAGGCATCAAAGAATCAATATATCACTTTCTATGCCAAATTACCTCGAGCTACCATTTCTGTTTATAGTTCTGGAAAAGTTGTCTTTCAAGGTGAGGAGGCAGAAATTCTCGCCCAACAATTTGGTTATGCAGCATCTCAGCGACCACAGCAACAAACTAATATAATCGGCACCGATGAAGTTGGTAATGGTTCTTACTTTGGTCCGTTGGTGGTGGTGGCTAGCTTTATCAATGCACAAGATCTCATTCTTTTGAAAAAACTTGGAGTAGCTGACTCAAAAAAACTAACTGATGACAAGATTTGTCAAATTGCCCCTCAATTGATAGAGCATATTACACATGTGCCCTTAACGGTTTACCCTAGGAAATATAATCAAGTTATTGAATCAGGATACAATGCTGTAAGCATAAAAGTAGCTCTACATAATCAAGCAATCTTTCTTCTTGAACAGCGTGTTTCCGAAAAAATTGATCATATTGTTATTGATGCTTTCACCAGTGAAAAAAATTATGAAAAATATTTAAGAGCAGAAAAAAATAAAGTTACGGGAAAAGTTACTCTTTTAACTAAAGCTGAAGATCAATTTTTGGCGGTAGCTTGCAGTTCAATTATCGCGCGCTATCTTTTTTTAGAAACTCTAAAAGAATTATCTAAAGAAGCTGGTATGAAACTCCCTAGTGGTGCTGGTTTCCTTTCTGATCAAGTGGCGGCAAAAATTATCCATCATAATGGTGTAGAAGCTTTAGATCAATACGCGAAATTACATTTTGCTAATACAAAAAAAGCAATCAAAATAGCACATCTATAGAAAGTAAAATATGGAAAATACTAAAAAGAATAAACAACCCAGCGCCTTCTCGCGCTTTCTCAAAGAGTGGGGCATCTTCTTAGCAATTATTACTATTGCCATCCTCTCTCGCATCTTCATTTGGTCACTTGTTGTGGTTGATGGTCATTCCATGGACCCAAACTTATCTGACAAGCAACGACTCGTCTTGGTTAAAACAGCAAGTATTAATCGTTCAGACATTGTAGTCGCGAAGGAAACGGAAACAGTAAATGGGAAAACCGAAACCAAAGATGTTGTTAAGCGAGTGGTTGGTATGCCGGGTGACGAAATTAAGTTTGATAATGACCAGTTATACATTAATGGAAAAAAAGCTGATGAGCCTTATTTGGCAGATTTCAAAAAACAGTTGTCCGATGGAAAACTCGAAAAAACTTATCAAGATTATCCTTTAACTTCTGAACTCTCCGAAGCGAGTAGAGCTTACTTTGTTCAGCTTGCACAACAGACTCAAGCCTTTACGACTGACTCCACTGGTAATCCTTCCTTCACAGTTAAGGTGCCTGAGGGAGAGTATCTTCTCTTAGGAGATAATCGTATCGTATCTCGCGACAGCCGAGCTGTTGGAACTTTCAAACGTTCAGATATTGTTGGACGTACGATGTTCCGTATTTGGCCCCTAAATAAAATTTCGACTTTAAACTAAAAAAAGTTCTGTCTCGTGGACAGAGCTTTTTTAGTTTACCTCTTTACTTCTCTTCAAATATATTACCCAGTTCGACCGCAATCGTACGTTTAGCCACATCAATTTGATCTACTTTTAAAATTGATTTATAGTCATCTACGAGGCGCTCTCCTTTAAAGGGGCCTTCAAGGAAAACAGCTACACCAGCAAGAAAACAATCAAATTCATGAACAAGACTCTTCATACCATTAATTGTTCCCGCTCCTTTCATAAAATCATCCACAATGAGTACACTCTGACCAATAGACAGACTGCGCTTCGAAAGAGTCATGTTTTCTACACGACTGCTTGAGCCCGACATATAATTAACATTTAATGTAGCACCCTCAGTAACTTTAGGATCACGACGCACAATAACAAATGGTACATCTAAAATTTCCGCCACCGACTGTGCAATAGGAATTCCCTTTGTAGCGATTGTCATTACAACATCTACTTGTTTATCACAGTATTCATGGGCAATTATTTGTCCAATCTTTTTTAAATTTACAGGGTGTCCTAAAATATCTGAAAGATAGATGTAGCCTCCAGGCAAGATACGATTTTCTTCTCGTAAAAGATCTGCAAGCTCCATCGCACGATCACGAGAGACTTCATCCGAAATGTAGGGGGTAAAGCGCACGCCTCCTAAGCTACCAGGAAAAGTTTCAACGATTCCAATATTTTGATCCTCAAAAACACGCTTAATAAAAACAAGATCTTCCGAAATAGAAGACTTCGCAACTTCATAGCGTTTACTAATTTCATTGAGGTTCAGCATTCTATTGGGTCTATTCAATAAAAAATTCGTAAAATCCACTAATCGTTCGTTTCTTTTCATACTATTCACCCTTTTTCATTTTGTTGCTTTAATTATAACGTAGAAAAACCGAACAATCAAGCAAATAAGCCATATCTAAGTGAAATAAAAAAGCAAAACCTAGTAGTTTTGCTTTTTATATTATTCGAAATAATCAAAGATTATTCAGAGTCACCACCGCGACCATTTTTCTTGATGATTTCTTCTTGTACTGATTTAGGTACATCTTCGTAGTGGTCAAATGTCATCATGAATGTACCACGACCTTGTGAAGATGAACGAAGTGTAGTTGCATAACCAAACATTTCAGCAAGTGGTACAAATGCGTTAACGATTTGTGATTTACCATGTGCTTCCATGCTGTTTACACGTCCACGACGAGCTGTTACGTGACCCATAACATCACCGAGGTTTTCTTCAGGAACTGTGATAACAACTTTCATCATTGGTTCAAGGATTGCAGGTTGTGCAGTCTTAGCAGCTTCTTTCATAGCGAGTGAAGCCGCAACCTTGAAGGCAGTTTCTGATGAATCGACATCGTGATATGAACCATCGTAAAGCTTAGCTTTGATGTCAACCATTGGGTAACCAGCAAGAACACCGTTAGCCATAGTTTCTACCAAACCTTTTTCAACGGCTGGTACGAATTCACGAGGAACCACACCACCGACGATAGCATTTTCAAATTCGAAACCAGCACCTTCTTCATTAGGTGTGAATTCAATCCATACGTCACCGTATTGACCTTTACCACCTGATTGACGTTTGAAGAATCCACGCGCTTGAGTACCAGCACGGAAAGTTTCACGGTATGATACTTGAGGAGCCCCAACGTTAGCTTCAACTTTGAATTCACGTTTCATACGGTCAACAAGGACGTCAAGGTGAAGTTCACCCATACCAGAGATAACTGTTTCACCAGTTTCAACGTTTGTTTCAACGCGGAATGTTGGATCTTCTTCAGCCAATTTAGTGAGGGCAACACCCATTTTATCTTGGTCTGCTTTAGATTTAGGTTCAACAGAAAGTTGGATAACTGGTTCTGGAACTTCGATAGACTCAAGGATGATGCGTGCTTTTTCGTCTGTCAATGAGTCACCAGTTGTTGTGTTTTTCAAACCAACAGCGGCAGCGATATCCCCAGCATAAACTGTTTGGATTTCTTGACGTGTGTTAGCGTGCATTTGGAGGATACGTCCGATACGTTCACGTTTACCTTTAGAAGTATTCAAAACGTATGATCCAGCATCCAATGTACCAGAGTAAACACGGAAGAATGAAAGACGTCCAACAAATGGGTCTGTCATGATCTTGAAGGCAAGTGCCGCAAACGGAGCATCATCTGTTGCTGGGCGTTCATCTTCTTCTTCTGTATCTGGGTTGATACCTTTGATTGGAGGAATATCCAATGGGCTTGGGAGGTAGTCAATAACCGCATCAAGCATCATTTGAACACCTTTGTTCTTGAAGGCAGAACCTGCAAGCATTGGGTAGAATTCAACGTTAATTGTTGCTTTACGAATAGCTGCTTTCAACTCTGCTTCAGTGATTTCTTCACCAGCAAAGTATTTTTCCATCAAATCTTCGTCTGTTTCAGCGATAGCTTCGATAAGTTTTGTACGCCATTCTTCAGCTTGTTCTTTGTATTCTTCTGGGATTTCTTCATCGCGAATGTCTGTACCAAGGTCATTAGTATAGATTTCCGCACGCATAGTTACCAAGTCAATGATACCTACGAAGTCTTCTTCAGCACCAATTGGGATTTGGATTGGGTGGGCGTTAGCTCCCAAACGATCATGCAATGTAGAAAGTGAGTAGAAGAAATCAGCACCGATTTTGTCCATTTTGTTAGCAAAAACGATACGTGGAACTCCATAATCAGTAGCTTGACGCCAAACTGTTTCTGTTTGAGGTTCAACACCTGATTGAGCATCAAGTACTGTTACTGCACCGTCAAGTACACGGAGTGAACGTTGCACTTCAATTGTGAAGTCCACGTGACCTGGTGTATCAATAATGTTTACACGGTTGCCTTTCCATTGGGCAGTTGTAGCAGCAGAAGTGATAGTGATACCACGTTCTTGTTCTTGCTCCATCCAGTCCATTTGTGATGCACCTTCGTGAGTTTCACCGATTTTGTGAATTTTACCAGTATAGTAAAGGACACGTTCAGTGGTAGTTGTTTTACCGGCATCGACGTGAGCCATGATACCGATATTACGAGTATTTTCAAGTGAAAATTCGCGAGCCATAGTTTTCTCCTAATTAATTTTTAGTTTTACACCCCATTATATCATAATAATCAAGGTTTTTA
This window encodes:
- the lepB gene encoding signal peptidase I; amino-acid sequence: MENTKKNKQPSAFSRFLKEWGIFLAIITIAILSRIFIWSLVVVDGHSMDPNLSDKQRLVLVKTASINRSDIVVAKETETVNGKTETKDVVKRVVGMPGDEIKFDNDQLYINGKKADEPYLADFKKQLSDGKLEKTYQDYPLTSELSEASRAYFVQLAQQTQAFTTDSTGNPSFTVKVPEGEYLLLGDNRIVSRDSRAVGTFKRSDIVGRTMFRIWPLNKISTLN
- the fusA gene encoding elongation factor G; this encodes MAREFSLENTRNIGIMAHVDAGKTTTTERVLYYTGKIHKIGETHEGASQMDWMEQEQERGITITSAATTAQWKGNRVNIIDTPGHVDFTIEVQRSLRVLDGAVTVLDAQSGVEPQTETVWRQATDYGVPRIVFANKMDKIGADFFYSLSTLHDRLGANAHPIQIPIGAEEDFVGIIDLVTMRAEIYTNDLGTDIRDEEIPEEYKEQAEEWRTKLIEAIAETDEDLMEKYFAGEEITEAELKAAIRKATINVEFYPMLAGSAFKNKGVQMMLDAVIDYLPSPLDIPPIKGINPDTEEEDERPATDDAPFAALAFKIMTDPFVGRLSFFRVYSGTLDAGSYVLNTSKGKRERIGRILQMHANTRQEIQTVYAGDIAAAVGLKNTTTGDSLTDEKARIILESIEVPEPVIQLSVEPKSKADQDKMGVALTKLAEEDPTFRVETNVETGETVISGMGELHLDVLVDRMKREFKVEANVGAPQVSYRETFRAGTQARGFFKRQSGGKGQYGDVWIEFTPNEEGAGFEFENAIVGGVVPREFVPAVEKGLVETMANGVLAGYPMVDIKAKLYDGSYHDVDSSETAFKVAASLAMKEAAKTAQPAILEPMMKVVITVPEENLGDVMGHVTARRGRVNSMEAHGKSQIVNAFVPLAEMFGYATTLRSSSQGRGTFMMTFDHYEDVPKSVQEEIIKKNGRGGDSE
- the rnhC gene encoding ribonuclease HIII codes for the protein MNVVLNLDKKMLDKLFLKFDKYKKASKNQYITFYAKLPRATISVYSSGKVVFQGEEAEILAQQFGYAASQRPQQQTNIIGTDEVGNGSYFGPLVVVASFINAQDLILLKKLGVADSKKLTDDKICQIAPQLIEHITHVPLTVYPRKYNQVIESGYNAVSIKVALHNQAIFLLEQRVSEKIDHIVIDAFTSEKNYEKYLRAEKNKVTGKVTLLTKAEDQFLAVACSSIIARYLFLETLKELSKEAGMKLPSGAGFLSDQVAAKIIHHNGVEALDQYAKLHFANTKKAIKIAHL
- the purR gene encoding pur operon repressor; amino-acid sequence: MKRNERLVDFTNFLLNRPNRMLNLNEISKRYEVAKSSISEDLVFIKRVFEDQNIGIVETFPGSLGGVRFTPYISDEVSRDRAMELADLLREENRILPGGYIYLSDILGHPVNLKKIGQIIAHEYCDKQVDVVMTIATKGIPIAQSVAEILDVPFVIVRRDPKVTEGATLNVNYMSGSSSRVENMTLSKRSLSIGQSVLIVDDFMKGAGTINGMKSLVHEFDCFLAGVAVFLEGPFKGERLVDDYKSILKVDQIDVAKRTIAVELGNIFEEK